In Chitinophaga nivalis, a single genomic region encodes these proteins:
- a CDS encoding class I lanthipeptide: MKKKMSKKLSLNKIKIAVLQHTETINGGKGPLTLQPSICQCDSYTPCISQNAGIC, translated from the coding sequence ATGAAGAAAAAAATGTCAAAAAAATTAAGTCTGAACAAAATTAAAATTGCTGTACTGCAGCATACTGAAACCATCAACGGCGGGAAAGGCCCACTGACACTGCAACCCAGCATATGCCAGTGCGATAGCTATACTCCCTGCATTTCACAGAATGCGGGTATTTGTTAG
- a CDS encoding DUF6194 family protein yields MTKFAISNNTPVMSLQAIEQYITEQLPNVTRMDSFGYIFFFYGADQVLPFVTIATADNEYDHQSNLNREGVFRVNIGLSKNTFHQLFTDLTTVWDYTTLNSFMPHPDYAAQHFICILNPDENKLPATIRYIAEAHGVAKERFDRKQAAKRKQAE; encoded by the coding sequence ATGACGAAGTTTGCAATTAGCAACAACACACCTGTTATGTCATTACAAGCCATTGAACAGTACATTACGGAACAGCTGCCCAACGTCACCCGAATGGATAGTTTTGGATATATTTTCTTCTTCTATGGGGCTGATCAGGTACTACCTTTCGTCACCATTGCCACCGCCGACAATGAGTATGATCATCAATCAAACCTGAACCGGGAGGGGGTATTCCGGGTCAATATCGGGCTATCAAAAAACACTTTTCATCAGCTGTTCACAGACCTGACCACCGTATGGGATTATACGACGCTCAACAGCTTTATGCCGCATCCGGATTATGCGGCTCAGCACTTTATCTGTATCCTGAATCCTGATGAAAATAAGTTACCGGCAACAATCCGGTATATAGCGGAAGCCCACGGCGTGGCAAAGGAGCGGTTTGACAGAAAACAGGCGGCTAAAAGGAAGCAGGCGGAATAG
- a CDS encoding cytochrome P450 yields MENSRPSLFKLDYNSPEFLKSPFRYYRIMQARYPLYFHAPTNAYLLTRYEDVALALKDPLFSTACNDDLFGHMFRKTLIQLEGQEHIVFRNMISTPLRGKDLMQHTIPVIIKQVQALMEGLLGRKQFNFVSDFAARLPIAVMTAILGVDPKDLSFIQQCYKTIVRNLGNFAGNPAIKAEGSRMVIALCNYMYPLIRQYRLQPGPGLISLLSSAEIHGIKMTDQDIIDAIGSLISAGIETVDRTLRSLFRNLIAHPDQLALVRHNRHLVSHAIAETLRLNAPAQIMLRQPIEDYYIAGGMIPAHARVLCIIGAANRDSRKFSHPDTFDINRPDLDVNKAFIGSANHVAFGTGRHFCVGAMLAKAEISIAANILLDHFSDLRFLDNKIPAETGFSTRTVLRMNLETTEPPTTLLPYTFDPALLEP; encoded by the coding sequence ATGGAAAATAGTCGTCCGTCACTCTTTAAACTGGATTACAATTCTCCGGAATTTCTGAAATCCCCTTTTCGTTATTATCGCATTATGCAGGCCAGGTATCCCCTTTACTTTCATGCGCCTACAAATGCCTACCTGCTCACCCGTTATGAAGATGTGGCACTGGCACTGAAAGACCCCCTCTTTTCAACGGCCTGCAATGATGATCTTTTTGGCCACATGTTCCGTAAAACACTGATACAACTGGAAGGACAGGAGCATATTGTATTCCGCAATATGATCAGCACTCCGCTACGGGGGAAAGACCTGATGCAGCATACCATCCCTGTCATTATCAAACAGGTACAGGCATTGATGGAGGGATTGCTGGGCAGGAAACAGTTCAATTTTGTCAGCGATTTTGCGGCCCGGTTGCCGATTGCTGTCATGACAGCCATCCTGGGTGTAGATCCCAAAGATTTGTCCTTCATTCAACAGTGTTATAAAACCATTGTCCGGAATCTCGGCAACTTCGCCGGAAATCCGGCTATTAAAGCGGAAGGCTCCCGTATGGTGATCGCATTATGCAACTATATGTATCCGCTGATAAGACAATACCGGCTACAACCTGGTCCGGGGCTGATTTCCCTGCTTAGTTCAGCTGAAATACACGGCATAAAAATGACAGACCAGGATATTATTGATGCTATTGGCAGCTTGATATCTGCCGGCATCGAAACGGTGGACAGAACGTTGAGAAGTTTATTCAGAAACCTGATTGCACACCCGGATCAATTGGCGTTGGTACGCCACAACAGACACCTGGTTAGCCATGCGATCGCCGAAACATTGCGTTTAAACGCACCGGCACAAATTATGTTAAGACAACCAATAGAAGATTATTATATAGCTGGTGGTATGATTCCCGCACATGCCAGGGTATTATGTATCATTGGTGCCGCCAACAGAGACAGCAGAAAATTCAGTCACCCTGATACTTTTGATATTAACAGACCAGACCTGGATGTGAACAAAGCATTTATTGGCAGTGCCAATCATGTTGCTTTTGGTACCGGCCGGCATTTTTGTGTTGGCGCCATGTTGGCTAAGGCCGAAATCTCCATCGCTGCCAACATCCTGTTGGATCATTTCTCCGATCTTCGGTTTTTAGATAATAAAATACCCGCAGAAACCGGCTTTTCTACACGTACCGTACTTAGAATGAATCTGGAAACGACCGAACCACCTACTACCCTGCTTCCCTACACATTTGATCCGGCATTACTGGAACCATAA
- a CDS encoding winged helix-turn-helix transcriptional regulator, translated as MALQEMEKMKKMICPFQEAMDLISGKWTMSIINTLMGGKMRFKELERSVVGINTRMLVKELKQLESRKIIHREAFATVPPTVEYTLTEKGLTLKPVLMEIQGWAMKHMEK; from the coding sequence ATGGCATTACAGGAGATGGAAAAAATGAAAAAAATGATTTGTCCCTTTCAGGAGGCGATGGATCTCATATCCGGAAAGTGGACGATGTCCATCATTAATACCCTGATGGGAGGAAAGATGCGGTTTAAAGAGCTGGAAAGAAGTGTGGTGGGCATTAATACAAGAATGCTGGTGAAAGAACTGAAACAACTGGAGAGCAGGAAAATTATTCATCGGGAGGCTTTTGCCACAGTGCCGCCAACGGTGGAATATACTTTAACCGAAAAAGGCTTAACCTTAAAGCCGGTGCTGATGGAAATACAAGGGTGGGCCATGAAGCACATGGAGAAATAG
- a CDS encoding ferritin, translated as MLSQKMKDALNEQILMEAQSSQAYLAMGSWSEIQPGLKGVTKFFFRHSDEERMHMLKLIHYVNERGGFAMIPALEQPVMTFVSLKSAFEQLLKHEIRVSESINNLVEIALSEKDYATHNFLQWYVMEQMEEERLARECNDKLEMIGEDKSGLYLFDRDVMTLDQE; from the coding sequence ATGTTATCACAGAAAATGAAAGATGCGCTCAATGAGCAAATACTGATGGAAGCACAATCCTCACAGGCTTACCTGGCAATGGGTAGCTGGTCTGAGATTCAGCCTGGTTTGAAAGGGGTAACAAAATTCTTTTTCCGTCATAGTGATGAAGAGCGTATGCATATGTTGAAGTTGATCCATTATGTGAATGAAAGAGGTGGATTTGCCATGATACCAGCCCTGGAACAGCCGGTAATGACCTTTGTTTCACTGAAAAGCGCCTTCGAACAGCTGCTCAAACATGAAATCAGAGTGAGCGAAAGCATCAATAACCTGGTAGAAATAGCGTTATCTGAAAAGGATTATGCTACCCATAATTTCCTGCAATGGTATGTAATGGAACAAATGGAAGAAGAAAGACTGGCAAGGGAATGTAATGACAAGCTGGAGATGATCGGTGAAGATAAAAGCGGTCTGTATCTCTTTGACAGAGACGTGATGACCTTAGATCAGGAATAG
- a CDS encoding RNA polymerase sigma-70 factor gives MPHRILHIALPEANNLPAHELFTHLFRTYGAKIFFYFKKYVKSDVVAEDLLQEVFANLWTKQDSLSTEKNIEAYLFVSARNQLYNHLKQAVLATPVTASLEDDLSASYNHVEESMHLNEMKTCYYEALATLPAQRRKAFILSREQGMSYQEIAAQMNISPRTVEKHISASLQLLRHKLTTPCIVSFLFIIW, from the coding sequence ATGCCACATAGGATCCTACATATCGCCTTACCTGAGGCCAACAACCTTCCTGCACATGAGTTGTTTACACACTTATTTCGCACCTATGGCGCTAAAATCTTCTTTTATTTCAAAAAATATGTAAAAAGCGATGTTGTAGCCGAAGACCTGTTACAGGAGGTATTTGCTAACTTATGGACAAAACAGGACAGCCTTTCAACAGAAAAAAACATCGAAGCCTATTTGTTTGTAAGTGCCCGGAATCAACTATACAACCATCTTAAACAGGCGGTGCTGGCTACTCCGGTAACCGCTTCCCTGGAAGATGATCTATCCGCCTCCTATAATCATGTAGAAGAATCCATGCACCTCAATGAGATGAAAACCTGTTATTATGAAGCACTGGCAACATTACCCGCACAACGTCGCAAGGCTTTCATACTGAGCAGAGAGCAAGGAATGTCTTACCAGGAAATTGCAGCACAGATGAACATTTCTCCCCGTACTGTAGAAAAACATATTTCAGCATCTTTACAATTATTAAGGCATAAATTAACTACGCCCTGCATTGTCAGTTTTTTGTTCATAATTTGGTAA